A stretch of the Microcella sp. genome encodes the following:
- the tatC gene encoding twin-arginine translocase subunit TatC, producing MSLGQHLVELRKRLGWSALAILVASIGGWFLADAVWAALSAPILAVAEAQGREAAISYTTVSEAFDTRLIISITLGIVIASPFWLYQLWAFIVPALHKKEKRYAVGFLAASIPLFLAGCAAGWLVLPNIVSLLTSFATSDSQTLLTARVYLDFAVKLVLAIGIGFVLPVVLVMLNFAGVMTGASILKGWRWAILAIATFTALATPAADVYSMILLAIPMVGLYFLAAGVSMLNDRRVARREAALNAEYGIRADG from the coding sequence ATGAGCCTCGGGCAGCACCTGGTCGAGTTGCGCAAGCGCCTCGGCTGGTCTGCTCTGGCGATTCTGGTCGCCTCGATCGGCGGTTGGTTTCTCGCCGACGCCGTCTGGGCTGCCCTCAGCGCGCCGATTCTCGCGGTCGCCGAAGCACAGGGTCGCGAGGCCGCGATCAGCTACACCACCGTCTCTGAAGCCTTCGACACTCGACTGATCATCTCGATCACGCTCGGCATCGTCATCGCTTCACCCTTCTGGCTCTATCAGCTGTGGGCCTTCATCGTTCCCGCGCTGCACAAGAAGGAGAAACGTTACGCCGTCGGCTTCCTGGCCGCGTCGATTCCGCTCTTCCTCGCGGGTTGCGCCGCCGGCTGGCTCGTGCTGCCGAACATCGTGAGTCTGCTCACGAGCTTCGCCACGAGCGACAGCCAAACCCTTCTGACCGCGCGGGTCTACCTCGACTTCGCCGTGAAGCTCGTGCTCGCGATCGGCATCGGTTTCGTGCTACCCGTCGTGCTCGTGATGCTCAACTTCGCGGGGGTCATGACGGGCGCGAGCATCCTCAAGGGGTGGCGCTGGGCGATTCTCGCGATCGCGACTTTCACCGCCCTCGCCACGCCCGCGGCCGATGTCTACTCGATGATCCTGCTCGCGATCCCCATGGTCGGCCTGTACTTCTTGGCGGCGGGTGTGTCGATGCTCAACGACAGGCGTGTGGCCAGGCGCGAGGCCGCGCTCAACGCGGAGTACGGCATCAGAGCCGATGGGTGA
- a CDS encoding twin-arginine translocase TatA/TatE family subunit, with translation MPANLGGWTGLILLLVVILLFAAPKLPQLARSLGQSMTIFKKEIKNKDEDAPAAAETTSTPAPAQAPASPSASTEGTDSSASK, from the coding sequence ATGCCGGCAAATCTCGGAGGCTGGACCGGCCTCATTCTGCTCCTGGTAGTGATTCTTCTGTTCGCCGCCCCGAAGCTTCCCCAGCTCGCCCGCAGCCTCGGCCAGTCGATGACGATCTTCAAGAAGGAGATCAAGAACAAAGACGAGGATGCTCCCGCAGCGGCCGAGACGACGTCGACGCCCGCTCCTGCGCAGGCACCCGCGTCGCCCTCAGCGAGCACCGAGGGCACTGACTCCTCAGCCTCCAAGTAG
- a CDS encoding helix-turn-helix transcriptional regulator: MAERPTPPRATDKLTFLLSLVPYLIDQVRVTVTDAAEHFGISPEQMRKAVTLIAMSGTPGADGTYTHETLFDIDWDDFEQRDLIRFRAAPMDDKPRFSAREAAALLAGLQRVAALPDFAARVDVTALMAKLARGASSTPAPLAVRAGAVDAVHRQLGAAIAESRRVRIDYVTTRGDRELRDVDPIRLDGVDDAWYLRGWCLTREAERTFLLDRIASVELLGDADAHTSDADSDELFRSSGADQRVTIALPVVGLPLIADYRGPDDAVRIEGDRALVTLAISHPGILGRIAARLAGGVEVLEPADARRAVAAWARAALDADSA; the protein is encoded by the coding sequence ATGGCTGAGCGCCCGACGCCGCCGCGGGCGACCGACAAGCTCACCTTCCTGCTGTCGCTCGTGCCCTACCTCATCGACCAGGTGCGCGTTACCGTCACCGACGCTGCCGAGCACTTCGGTATCTCGCCCGAGCAGATGCGCAAGGCCGTGACGCTCATCGCCATGAGTGGCACGCCCGGGGCCGACGGTACTTACACGCACGAAACCCTGTTCGACATCGACTGGGACGACTTCGAGCAGCGCGACCTGATCCGGTTTCGCGCCGCGCCCATGGACGACAAGCCGCGGTTCTCCGCCCGTGAGGCAGCGGCGCTGCTCGCCGGCCTTCAGCGCGTGGCGGCACTGCCCGACTTCGCCGCGCGCGTCGATGTCACCGCGCTCATGGCGAAGCTCGCGCGCGGAGCCTCGTCGACGCCCGCCCCACTCGCCGTGCGCGCTGGTGCGGTCGACGCCGTGCACCGGCAGCTCGGTGCCGCGATCGCCGAGAGCCGACGAGTACGAATCGACTACGTGACGACCCGGGGCGACCGCGAGCTGCGTGACGTCGATCCCATCCGTCTCGACGGCGTCGATGATGCCTGGTACCTGCGAGGGTGGTGCCTCACCCGCGAAGCCGAGCGCACATTTCTGCTCGACCGTATCGCGAGCGTCGAGCTGCTCGGCGACGCCGACGCGCACACGTCAGACGCTGATTCTGACGAGCTGTTCCGCAGCAGCGGTGCAGACCAGAGAGTCACGATCGCGCTACCGGTTGTCGGGCTTCCGCTCATCGCCGACTACCGCGGTCCTGACGACGCCGTACGCATCGAGGGAGATCGCGCTCTGGTCACCTTGGCGATCTCGCACCCCGGCATTCTCGGCCGCATCGCGGCACGATTGGCTGGCGGCGTCGAGGTTCTCGAACCCGCCGACGCCCGCCGTGCCGTCGCAGCGTGGGCTCGTGCCGCGCTCGATGCTGACTCGGCGTGA
- a CDS encoding helix-turn-helix transcriptional regulator, with the protein MADEARKVPVEERLFSLVLALLATEQGLTKAEILSTVTGYAARYEQGGDHASLERQFERDKEDLRDLGVPLETVDERGAEGDTKLQRYRIPPSRYQLPDDLEFSAEEYALLTLAAQVWREGSLSTDSRRALTKLQSLGLRIDDNVIGFAPTIRTRDAAYEPLSAAIDRGQQVSFDYLKPGQPLAERRLVSPLALVYHEGRWHLHAHDDRADAARTFLLRRIVSVVESTSSPATHRPGADEPVHVLAELEALWQSTVATVAARPGSEADVVLRNRPGTTEADGRLVVHATDLDILADELAAFGADVRVVEPAAVRDAVRARWQSVVQAHG; encoded by the coding sequence GTGGCCGACGAGGCACGCAAGGTTCCGGTCGAAGAGCGGCTGTTCAGCCTCGTGCTGGCGCTGCTCGCGACCGAGCAGGGCCTGACGAAGGCCGAGATTCTCTCGACTGTCACCGGGTATGCGGCGCGCTACGAGCAGGGCGGCGATCACGCGAGTCTCGAGCGACAGTTCGAGCGCGACAAAGAAGACCTGCGCGACCTCGGGGTGCCGCTCGAAACCGTTGACGAGCGCGGCGCCGAGGGCGACACCAAGCTGCAGCGCTATCGCATTCCGCCGTCGCGATACCAGCTGCCCGACGACCTCGAGTTCTCGGCCGAAGAGTATGCGCTATTGACGCTCGCCGCTCAGGTATGGCGCGAGGGCTCGCTGTCGACCGACTCACGCCGCGCACTCACCAAGCTGCAGTCACTGGGCTTGCGCATCGACGACAACGTCATCGGTTTCGCGCCGACGATTCGCACGCGTGATGCCGCCTATGAGCCGCTGAGCGCCGCGATCGACCGCGGCCAGCAGGTGTCGTTCGACTACCTCAAGCCCGGTCAGCCGTTGGCCGAGCGCCGCCTGGTCTCTCCGCTCGCTCTGGTCTATCACGAGGGACGCTGGCACCTGCATGCGCACGATGACCGGGCGGATGCTGCGCGCACGTTCCTGCTGCGCCGCATCGTCAGCGTGGTCGAGTCAACCAGTTCACCAGCCACCCACCGGCCCGGCGCCGACGAGCCCGTGCACGTGCTCGCCGAGCTCGAGGCCCTGTGGCAGTCGACCGTTGCGACGGTCGCTGCTCGACCAGGCAGCGAGGCCGACGTGGTGCTGCGTAACCGGCCGGGCACGACAGAGGCCGACGGCCGACTTGTCGTGCACGCGACCGATCTTGACATTCTCGCCGACGAGCTTGCGGCGTTCGGCGCCGACGTGCGCGTGGTAGAACCTGCGGCGGTGCGCGACGCCGTGCGGGCCCGCTGGCAGAGCGTGGTGCAGGCTCATGGCTGA
- a CDS encoding FKBP-type peptidyl-prolyl cis-trans isomerase — protein MTATPRRSARTASALLLATALAGSLVACTSPVGSDACVPVVPEGANAALVSASGAFGSAPTVDFPTPLRSETPQSAVIDAGEGDEIAAGQIVDFQVSLFSAVSGDLITQSSYDDAQAPLRRTAGADVDLLAESLQCATVGSRFAVTGTVGDVFGGPVDEAGLAEADPVVLVFDVQAAYLGRATGTPQLGASGIPAVVTTPDGIPGVTIPDEEPPTELRAHTLVRGDGTPIAEGDRAVLHYTGLLWDTKTIFDSSWERAAPVTFTIASFEDDPNGVVPGLAAGLIGATVGSQVIVVIPPELGYPEGQSPATIPAGSTMVFVVDILGIEG, from the coding sequence GTGACTGCGACTCCCCGGCGCTCTGCGCGCACAGCTTCAGCCCTGCTTCTCGCGACGGCTCTCGCCGGCTCGCTCGTGGCCTGCACGAGCCCCGTGGGCTCTGACGCCTGCGTGCCCGTCGTGCCGGAGGGCGCGAACGCAGCTCTCGTCTCGGCGAGTGGCGCGTTCGGTTCGGCTCCGACCGTCGACTTCCCGACACCCCTGCGCTCGGAGACGCCGCAGAGTGCTGTGATCGACGCGGGGGAAGGCGATGAGATCGCCGCCGGACAGATCGTCGACTTTCAGGTCAGTCTGTTCTCGGCCGTCTCGGGCGACCTCATCACGCAGAGCTCGTACGACGACGCGCAGGCGCCGCTGCGTCGCACGGCCGGCGCCGACGTCGACCTGCTGGCCGAGTCACTGCAGTGCGCGACCGTCGGTTCGCGCTTCGCGGTCACGGGCACCGTCGGCGATGTCTTCGGTGGTCCTGTCGACGAGGCGGGTCTCGCCGAGGCCGACCCCGTTGTGCTCGTCTTCGACGTGCAGGCTGCATACCTGGGTCGGGCGACCGGCACTCCGCAGCTCGGTGCATCAGGCATTCCTGCCGTTGTGACCACGCCCGACGGCATTCCGGGCGTCACGATTCCCGACGAAGAGCCGCCGACCGAATTGCGCGCTCACACCCTGGTGCGCGGCGACGGCACTCCGATCGCCGAGGGCGACCGCGCCGTGCTGCACTACACGGGTTTGCTGTGGGACACGAAGACGATCTTCGACTCGAGCTGGGAGCGCGCCGCGCCCGTGACCTTCACGATCGCGAGCTTCGAAGACGACCCGAACGGTGTCGTGCCCGGCCTCGCGGCGGGCCTCATCGGAGCGACTGTCGGCTCGCAGGTCATCGTCGTGATCCCGCCCGAGCTCGGCTACCCCGAGGGCCAGTCACCGGCCACGATTCCCGCAGGCTCGACGATGGTCTTCGTCGTCGACATCCTCGGGATCGAGGGCTAG